The Pan troglodytes isolate AG18354 chromosome 1, NHGRI_mPanTro3-v2.0_pri, whole genome shotgun sequence genome includes a region encoding these proteins:
- the DCST2 gene encoding DC-STAMP domain-containing protein 2 isoform X7, which produces MPKVMKDVVYPLGGEEPSMARAVVRSVGGFTLGLSLATAYGLLELLVEGHSPWGCLVGTLTLAAFLSLGMGFSRQVRATVLLLLPQAFSRQGRTLLLVAAFGLVLQGPCANTLRNFTRASEAVACGAELALNQTAEVLQRAKQPLVSALNKIKAIAQKTKEVADRVRKFFRSIMDGVKHIARALRNVWQWLLHIGDVCNSELGNPYLKCARVFDDAKDSCMMVIPQAYHLCYVLMPFKLALCGLASRKSKRGPVRRGLQRSGAGLAVPLLPTLSRLRPSVVQVFCVIPKYIQPFLRQTIGTPVIQLLNRVRQEFEFNMTATHHFSVDLNASRSLSQVAMDLHEAVSMKLHRVREALALMGFTTPLLLVLLYLQALFYRYCYLNWDHYDNIYITSRFLRMEAVRSTAGLPTVLPLSAHEARRYIPPGPVLVSITVEGTGYAGNIYRDLVSAFDVLQQGNISILSRRCLLRPSEPDSTGYIVIGVMYGLCFFITLFGSYVSRLRRVICASYYPSREQERISYLYNVLLSRRTNLLAALHRSVRRRAADQGHRSAFLVLASRCPCLGPFVSHFWLHQAYCLGCGQPQDEGDMENTVSCSTPGCQGLYCLTCFRLLDNTCSVCASPLSYQGDLDLELDSSDEEGPQLWLAAAQRKDPEQAWLLQQQLQEVLGRSLSMESTSESSDLDEEKGPQQRKHGQQSLPEAHQPVSILTSPEPHRPPETSSATKGAPTPASEPSVPLSPPSLPDPSHPPPK; this is translated from the exons ATGCCCAAAGTCATGAAGGATGTTGTGTACCCCTTGGGGGGAGAGGAGCCTAGCATGGCGAGAGCTGTGGTTCGCAGCGTGGGAGGCTTTACCCTGGGCTTGTCTTTAGCCACGGCCTACGGGCTTCTGGAGCTACTGGTGGAAGGCCACAGCCCCTGGGGTTGCCTGGTGGGCACCCTCACTTTGGCTGCCTTCCTTAGCCTGGGCATGGGATTCTCTCGCCAGGTCCGAGCCACTGTCCTCCTGCTGCTGCCTCAGGCCTTCTCCA GGCAGGGCCGGACACTACTGTTGGTGGCTGCTTTTGGGTTGGTGCTTCAAGGGCCTTGTGCCAACACTCTACGCAACTTCACCCGGGCCAGCGAGGCTGTGGCCTGTGGGGCAGAGCTGGCCCTGAATCAGACCGCCGAAGTGCTACAGAGGGCCAAGCAACCTCTTGTCA GTGCCCTGAACAAGATTAAAGCTATTGCCCAGAAGACCAAAGAGGTGGCTGACCGGGTCCGCAAGTTCTTTCGGTCAATCATGGATGGTGTGAAACACATAG CCAGGGCTCTCCGGAATGTATGGCAGTGGCTCCTGCACATCGGCGATGTGTGCAACTCGGAACTGGGCAACCCTTACCTGAAGTGTGCACGGGTTTTTGATGATGCCAAGGACAGCTGCATGATGGTCATACCACAAGCCTACCACCTGTGTTACGTGCTCATGCCCTTCAAACTGGCGCTCTGTGGACTTGCCAGCC GAAAATCGAAAAGAGGCCCTGTGAGAAGAGGTCTCCAGAGGTCGGGGGCAGGCCTGGCTGTGCCCCTCCTTCCGACACTCAGCCGACTCCGCCCCTCAGTGGTCCAGGTGTTCTGCGTCATCCCTAAGTACATTCAACCCTTCTTGCGCCAGACCATCGGCACCC CCGTGATTCAGTTGCTCAACCGGGTgcgtcaggagtttgagttcaaCATGACAGCCACCCACCACTTCTCTGTGGATCTCAATGCCTCTCGGAGCCTGTCCCAGGTAGCCATGGACCTCCACGAGGCTGTCAGCATGAAGCTGCACCGTGTCCGAGAGGCCCTGGCTCTGATGGGCTTCACCACGCCTCTGCTGCTTGTGCTTCTCTACCTCCA AGCCCTATTTTACCGGTATTGTTACCTGAACTGGGACCATTATGACAATATCTACATCACCAGCCGATTCCTGCGCATGGAGGCTGTACGCTCCACGGCAGGGCTGCCCACAGTGCTACCGCTCAGTGCTCACGAGGCCAGGCGCTACATCCCACCGG GTCCTGTGTTGGTGTCTATAACCGTGGAAGGTACTGGCTACGCTGGGAATATTTATCGTGACCTGGTGTCAGCATTTGATGTCCTGCAGCAAGGCAACATCAGTATTTTGTCCCGGCGTTGTCTCCTTCGTCCCTCGGAGCCTGACAGCACTGGCTACATAGTCATTG GCGTCATGTATGGCCTATGCTTCTTCATCACCCTGTTTGGCAGCTATGTCAGCCGGCTGCGGCGAGTCATCTGTGCCTCCTACTACCCATCCCGGGAGCAG GAAAGGATCTCCTACCTGTACAACGTACTTCTGAGCCGCCGAACCAATCTGTTGGCTGCCCTGCACCGATCAGTGAGGCGGCGGGCGGCTGACCAGGGCCACAGAAGTGCCTTCCTAGTGCTGGCCAGTCG GTGCCCCTGCCTAGGTCCATTTGTCAGCCACTTTTGGCTGCATCAGGCCTACTGCCTGGGCTGTGGGCAGCCCCAGGATGAGGGAGACATGGAGAACACTGTGTCCTGCAGTACCCCCGGCTGCCAAG GTCTCTACTGCCTCACTTGCTTCCGCCTCCTGGACAATACCTGCTCCGTGTGTGCATCTCCCCTCTCCTACCAGGGGGACCTGGACCTGGAGCT GGACTCCAGCGATGAGGAGGGCCCTCAGCTATGGCTGGCTGCAGCTCAAAGGAAGGACCCTGAGCAGGCATGGTTACTGCAGCAACAGCTCCAAGAAGTGCTCGGCAGGAGCCTCTCAATGGAGTCCACTTCCGAGTCCAG TGACCTGGATGAGGAGAAGGGGCCTCAGCAGAGGAAGCACGGGCAGCAGTCCTTACCTGAAGCCCATCAGCCTGTCAGCATTCTCACCAGCCCTGAGCCCCACAGACCACCTGAGACATCCTCCGCCACTAAAGGAGCCCCCACTCCAGCTTCAGAACCCTCAGTCCCTCTCTCACCTCCCTCTCTTCCTGATccttcccacccaccccccaaaTAA
- the DCST2 gene encoding DC-STAMP domain-containing protein 2 isoform X4 yields the protein MPKVMKDVVYPLGGEEPSMARAVVRSVGGFTLGLSLATAYGLLELLVEGHSPWGCLVGTLTLAAFLSLGMGFSRQVRATVLLLLPQAFSRQGRTLLLVAAFGLVLQGPCANTLRNFTRASEAVACGAELALNQTAEVLQRAKQPLVSALNKIKAIAQKTKEVADRVRKFFRSIMDGVKHIARALRNVWQWLLHIGDVCNSELGNPYLKCARVFDDAKDSCMMVIPQAYHLCYVLMPFKLALCGLASRKSKRGPVRRGLQRSGAGLAVPLLPTLSRLRPSVVQVFCVIPKYIQPFLRQTIGTPVIQLLNRVRQEFEFNMTATHHFSVDLNASRSLSQVAMDLHEAVSMKLHRVREALALMGFTTPLLLVLLYLQALFYRYCYLNWDHYDNIYITSRFLRMEAVRSTAGLPTVLPLSAHEARRYIPPGSIFLSQWEKFFYILETFNLIRHLLLVLFLVFLDYAVFWVLDLARHQLQGEIVARSPVLVSITVEGTGYAGNIYRDLVSAFDVLQQGNISILSRRCLLRPSEPDSTGYIVIGVMYGLCFFITLFGSYVSRLRRVICASYYPSREQERISYLYNVLLSRRTNLLAALHRSVRRRAADQGHRSAFLVLASRCPCLGPFVSHFWLHQAYCLGCGQPQDEGDMENTVSCSTPGCQGLYCLTCFRLLDNTCSVCASPLSYQGDLDLELDSSDEEGPQLWLAAAQRKDPEQAWLLQQQLQEVLGRSLSMESTSESSDLDEEKGPQQRKHGQQSLPEAHQPVSILTSPEPHRPPETSSATKGAPTPASEPSVPLSPPSLPDPSHPPPK from the exons ATGCCCAAAGTCATGAAGGATGTTGTGTACCCCTTGGGGGGAGAGGAGCCTAGCATGGCGAGAGCTGTGGTTCGCAGCGTGGGAGGCTTTACCCTGGGCTTGTCTTTAGCCACGGCCTACGGGCTTCTGGAGCTACTGGTGGAAGGCCACAGCCCCTGGGGTTGCCTGGTGGGCACCCTCACTTTGGCTGCCTTCCTTAGCCTGGGCATGGGATTCTCTCGCCAGGTCCGAGCCACTGTCCTCCTGCTGCTGCCTCAGGCCTTCTCCA GGCAGGGCCGGACACTACTGTTGGTGGCTGCTTTTGGGTTGGTGCTTCAAGGGCCTTGTGCCAACACTCTACGCAACTTCACCCGGGCCAGCGAGGCTGTGGCCTGTGGGGCAGAGCTGGCCCTGAATCAGACCGCCGAAGTGCTACAGAGGGCCAAGCAACCTCTTGTCA GTGCCCTGAACAAGATTAAAGCTATTGCCCAGAAGACCAAAGAGGTGGCTGACCGGGTCCGCAAGTTCTTTCGGTCAATCATGGATGGTGTGAAACACATAG CCAGGGCTCTCCGGAATGTATGGCAGTGGCTCCTGCACATCGGCGATGTGTGCAACTCGGAACTGGGCAACCCTTACCTGAAGTGTGCACGGGTTTTTGATGATGCCAAGGACAGCTGCATGATGGTCATACCACAAGCCTACCACCTGTGTTACGTGCTCATGCCCTTCAAACTGGCGCTCTGTGGACTTGCCAGCC GAAAATCGAAAAGAGGCCCTGTGAGAAGAGGTCTCCAGAGGTCGGGGGCAGGCCTGGCTGTGCCCCTCCTTCCGACACTCAGCCGACTCCGCCCCTCAGTGGTCCAGGTGTTCTGCGTCATCCCTAAGTACATTCAACCCTTCTTGCGCCAGACCATCGGCACCC CCGTGATTCAGTTGCTCAACCGGGTgcgtcaggagtttgagttcaaCATGACAGCCACCCACCACTTCTCTGTGGATCTCAATGCCTCTCGGAGCCTGTCCCAGGTAGCCATGGACCTCCACGAGGCTGTCAGCATGAAGCTGCACCGTGTCCGAGAGGCCCTGGCTCTGATGGGCTTCACCACGCCTCTGCTGCTTGTGCTTCTCTACCTCCA AGCCCTATTTTACCGGTATTGTTACCTGAACTGGGACCATTATGACAATATCTACATCACCAGCCGATTCCTGCGCATGGAGGCTGTACGCTCCACGGCAGGGCTGCCCACAGTGCTACCGCTCAGTGCTCACGAGGCCAGGCGCTACATCCCACCGG GCTCCATCTTCTTGTCCCAGTGGGAGAAGTTTTTTTACATTCTGGAGACCTTCAACCTTATCCGACACCTCCTCCTTGTGCTGTTCCTAGTCTTCCTAGACTATGCTGTCTTCTGGGTGCTTGACCTGGCCCGGCACCAGCTGCAGGGGGAGATTGTGGCCCGCA GTCCTGTGTTGGTGTCTATAACCGTGGAAGGTACTGGCTACGCTGGGAATATTTATCGTGACCTGGTGTCAGCATTTGATGTCCTGCAGCAAGGCAACATCAGTATTTTGTCCCGGCGTTGTCTCCTTCGTCCCTCGGAGCCTGACAGCACTGGCTACATAGTCATTG GCGTCATGTATGGCCTATGCTTCTTCATCACCCTGTTTGGCAGCTATGTCAGCCGGCTGCGGCGAGTCATCTGTGCCTCCTACTACCCATCCCGGGAGCAG GAAAGGATCTCCTACCTGTACAACGTACTTCTGAGCCGCCGAACCAATCTGTTGGCTGCCCTGCACCGATCAGTGAGGCGGCGGGCGGCTGACCAGGGCCACAGAAGTGCCTTCCTAGTGCTGGCCAGTCG GTGCCCCTGCCTAGGTCCATTTGTCAGCCACTTTTGGCTGCATCAGGCCTACTGCCTGGGCTGTGGGCAGCCCCAGGATGAGGGAGACATGGAGAACACTGTGTCCTGCAGTACCCCCGGCTGCCAAG GTCTCTACTGCCTCACTTGCTTCCGCCTCCTGGACAATACCTGCTCCGTGTGTGCATCTCCCCTCTCCTACCAGGGGGACCTGGACCTGGAGCT GGACTCCAGCGATGAGGAGGGCCCTCAGCTATGGCTGGCTGCAGCTCAAAGGAAGGACCCTGAGCAGGCATGGTTACTGCAGCAACAGCTCCAAGAAGTGCTCGGCAGGAGCCTCTCAATGGAGTCCACTTCCGAGTCCAG TGACCTGGATGAGGAGAAGGGGCCTCAGCAGAGGAAGCACGGGCAGCAGTCCTTACCTGAAGCCCATCAGCCTGTCAGCATTCTCACCAGCCCTGAGCCCCACAGACCACCTGAGACATCCTCCGCCACTAAAGGAGCCCCCACTCCAGCTTCAGAACCCTCAGTCCCTCTCTCACCTCCCTCTCTTCCTGATccttcccacccaccccccaaaTAA
- the DCST2 gene encoding DC-STAMP domain-containing protein 2 isoform X6, which translates to MPKVMKDVVYPLGGEEPSMARAVVRSVGGFTLGLSLATAYGLLELLVEGHSPWGCLVGTLTLAAFLSLGMGFSRQVRATVLLLLPQAFSRQGRTLLLVAAFGLVLQGPCANTLRNFTRASEAVACGAELALNQTAEVLQRAKQPLVSALNKIKAIAQKTKEVADRVRKFFRSIMDGVKHIARALRNVWQWLLHIGDVCNSELGNPYLKCARVFDDAKDSCMMVIPQAYHLCYVLMPFKLALCGLASLVQVFCVIPKYIQPFLRQTIGTPVIQLLNRVRQEFEFNMTATHHFSVDLNASRSLSQVAMDLHEAVSMKLHRVREALALMGFTTPLLLVLLYLQALFYRYCYLNWDHYDNIYITSRFLRMEAVRSTAGLPTVLPLSAHEARRYIPPGSIFLSQWEKFFYILETFNLIRHLLLVLFLVFLDYAVFWVLDLARHQLQGEIVARSPVLVSITVEGTGYAGNIYRDLVSAFDVLQQGNISILSRRCLLRPSEPDSTGYIVIGVMYGLCFFITLFGSYVSRLRRVICASYYPSREQERISYLYNVLLSRRTNLLAALHRSVRRRAADQGHRSAFLVLASRCPCLGPFVSHFWLHQAYCLGCGQPQDEGDMENTVSCSTPGCQGLYCLTCFRLLDNTCSVCASPLSYQGDLDLELDSSDEEGPQLWLAAAQRKDPEQAWLLQQQLQEVLGRSLSMESTSESSDLDEEKGPQQRKHGQQSLPEAHQPVSILTSPEPHRPPETSSATKGAPTPASEPSVPLSPPSLPDPSHPPPK; encoded by the exons ATGCCCAAAGTCATGAAGGATGTTGTGTACCCCTTGGGGGGAGAGGAGCCTAGCATGGCGAGAGCTGTGGTTCGCAGCGTGGGAGGCTTTACCCTGGGCTTGTCTTTAGCCACGGCCTACGGGCTTCTGGAGCTACTGGTGGAAGGCCACAGCCCCTGGGGTTGCCTGGTGGGCACCCTCACTTTGGCTGCCTTCCTTAGCCTGGGCATGGGATTCTCTCGCCAGGTCCGAGCCACTGTCCTCCTGCTGCTGCCTCAGGCCTTCTCCA GGCAGGGCCGGACACTACTGTTGGTGGCTGCTTTTGGGTTGGTGCTTCAAGGGCCTTGTGCCAACACTCTACGCAACTTCACCCGGGCCAGCGAGGCTGTGGCCTGTGGGGCAGAGCTGGCCCTGAATCAGACCGCCGAAGTGCTACAGAGGGCCAAGCAACCTCTTGTCA GTGCCCTGAACAAGATTAAAGCTATTGCCCAGAAGACCAAAGAGGTGGCTGACCGGGTCCGCAAGTTCTTTCGGTCAATCATGGATGGTGTGAAACACATAG CCAGGGCTCTCCGGAATGTATGGCAGTGGCTCCTGCACATCGGCGATGTGTGCAACTCGGAACTGGGCAACCCTTACCTGAAGTGTGCACGGGTTTTTGATGATGCCAAGGACAGCTGCATGATGGTCATACCACAAGCCTACCACCTGTGTTACGTGCTCATGCCCTTCAAACTGGCGCTCTGTGGACTTGCCAGCC TGGTCCAGGTGTTCTGCGTCATCCCTAAGTACATTCAACCCTTCTTGCGCCAGACCATCGGCACCC CCGTGATTCAGTTGCTCAACCGGGTgcgtcaggagtttgagttcaaCATGACAGCCACCCACCACTTCTCTGTGGATCTCAATGCCTCTCGGAGCCTGTCCCAGGTAGCCATGGACCTCCACGAGGCTGTCAGCATGAAGCTGCACCGTGTCCGAGAGGCCCTGGCTCTGATGGGCTTCACCACGCCTCTGCTGCTTGTGCTTCTCTACCTCCA AGCCCTATTTTACCGGTATTGTTACCTGAACTGGGACCATTATGACAATATCTACATCACCAGCCGATTCCTGCGCATGGAGGCTGTACGCTCCACGGCAGGGCTGCCCACAGTGCTACCGCTCAGTGCTCACGAGGCCAGGCGCTACATCCCACCGG GCTCCATCTTCTTGTCCCAGTGGGAGAAGTTTTTTTACATTCTGGAGACCTTCAACCTTATCCGACACCTCCTCCTTGTGCTGTTCCTAGTCTTCCTAGACTATGCTGTCTTCTGGGTGCTTGACCTGGCCCGGCACCAGCTGCAGGGGGAGATTGTGGCCCGCA GTCCTGTGTTGGTGTCTATAACCGTGGAAGGTACTGGCTACGCTGGGAATATTTATCGTGACCTGGTGTCAGCATTTGATGTCCTGCAGCAAGGCAACATCAGTATTTTGTCCCGGCGTTGTCTCCTTCGTCCCTCGGAGCCTGACAGCACTGGCTACATAGTCATTG GCGTCATGTATGGCCTATGCTTCTTCATCACCCTGTTTGGCAGCTATGTCAGCCGGCTGCGGCGAGTCATCTGTGCCTCCTACTACCCATCCCGGGAGCAG GAAAGGATCTCCTACCTGTACAACGTACTTCTGAGCCGCCGAACCAATCTGTTGGCTGCCCTGCACCGATCAGTGAGGCGGCGGGCGGCTGACCAGGGCCACAGAAGTGCCTTCCTAGTGCTGGCCAGTCG GTGCCCCTGCCTAGGTCCATTTGTCAGCCACTTTTGGCTGCATCAGGCCTACTGCCTGGGCTGTGGGCAGCCCCAGGATGAGGGAGACATGGAGAACACTGTGTCCTGCAGTACCCCCGGCTGCCAAG GTCTCTACTGCCTCACTTGCTTCCGCCTCCTGGACAATACCTGCTCCGTGTGTGCATCTCCCCTCTCCTACCAGGGGGACCTGGACCTGGAGCT GGACTCCAGCGATGAGGAGGGCCCTCAGCTATGGCTGGCTGCAGCTCAAAGGAAGGACCCTGAGCAGGCATGGTTACTGCAGCAACAGCTCCAAGAAGTGCTCGGCAGGAGCCTCTCAATGGAGTCCACTTCCGAGTCCAG TGACCTGGATGAGGAGAAGGGGCCTCAGCAGAGGAAGCACGGGCAGCAGTCCTTACCTGAAGCCCATCAGCCTGTCAGCATTCTCACCAGCCCTGAGCCCCACAGACCACCTGAGACATCCTCCGCCACTAAAGGAGCCCCCACTCCAGCTTCAGAACCCTCAGTCCCTCTCTCACCTCCCTCTCTTCCTGATccttcccacccaccccccaaaTAA
- the DCST2 gene encoding DC-STAMP domain-containing protein 2 isoform X2, whose protein sequence is MPKVMKDVVYPLGGEEPSMARAVVRSVGGFTLGLSLATAYGLLELLVEGHSPWGCLVGTLTLAAFLSLGMGFSRQVRATVLLLLPQAFSRQGRTLLLVAAFGLVLQGPCANTLRNFTRASEAVACGAELALNQTAEVLQRAKQPLVSALNKIKAIAQKTKEVADRVRKFFRSIMDGVKHIARALRNVWQWLLHIGDVCNSELGNPYLKCARVFDDAKDSCMMVIPQAYHLCYVLMPFKLALCGLASREKTRVCQRGGADVGWGGVGMWGSVGRAGSGGRLEGNREEPISLVGPVLGVGVGSREGLVLGEKGDREVLQGFEQMWRPIGKSKRGPVRRGLQRSGAGLAVPLLPTLSRLRPSVVQVFCVIPKYIQPFLRQTIGTPVIQLLNRVRQEFEFNMTATHHFSVDLNASRSLSQVAMDLHEAVSMKLHRVREALALMGFTTPLLLVLLYLQALFYRYCYLNWDHYDNIYITSRFLRMEAVRSTAGLPTVLPLSAHEARRYIPPVFLDYAVFWVLDLARHQLQGEIVARSPVLVSITVEGTGYAGNIYRDLVSAFDVLQQGNISILSRRCLLRPSEPDSTGYIVIGVMYGLCFFITLFGSYVSRLRRVICASYYPSREQERISYLYNVLLSRRTNLLAALHRSVRRRAADQGHRSAFLVLASRCPCLGPFVSHFWLHQAYCLGCGQPQDEGDMENTVSCSTPGCQGLYCLTCFRLLDNTCSVCASPLSYQGDLDLELDSSDEEGPQLWLAAAQRKDPEQAWLLQQQLQEVLGRSLSMESTSESSDLDEEKGPQQRKHGQQSLPEAHQPVSILTSPEPHRPPETSSATKGAPTPASEPSVPLSPPSLPDPSHPPPK, encoded by the exons ATGCCCAAAGTCATGAAGGATGTTGTGTACCCCTTGGGGGGAGAGGAGCCTAGCATGGCGAGAGCTGTGGTTCGCAGCGTGGGAGGCTTTACCCTGGGCTTGTCTTTAGCCACGGCCTACGGGCTTCTGGAGCTACTGGTGGAAGGCCACAGCCCCTGGGGTTGCCTGGTGGGCACCCTCACTTTGGCTGCCTTCCTTAGCCTGGGCATGGGATTCTCTCGCCAGGTCCGAGCCACTGTCCTCCTGCTGCTGCCTCAGGCCTTCTCCA GGCAGGGCCGGACACTACTGTTGGTGGCTGCTTTTGGGTTGGTGCTTCAAGGGCCTTGTGCCAACACTCTACGCAACTTCACCCGGGCCAGCGAGGCTGTGGCCTGTGGGGCAGAGCTGGCCCTGAATCAGACCGCCGAAGTGCTACAGAGGGCCAAGCAACCTCTTGTCA GTGCCCTGAACAAGATTAAAGCTATTGCCCAGAAGACCAAAGAGGTGGCTGACCGGGTCCGCAAGTTCTTTCGGTCAATCATGGATGGTGTGAAACACATAG CCAGGGCTCTCCGGAATGTATGGCAGTGGCTCCTGCACATCGGCGATGTGTGCAACTCGGAACTGGGCAACCCTTACCTGAAGTGTGCACGGGTTTTTGATGATGCCAAGGACAGCTGCATGATGGTCATACCACAAGCCTACCACCTGTGTTACGTGCTCATGCCCTTCAAACTGGCGCTCTGTGGACTTGCCAGCCGTGAGAAAACCAGGGTCTGCCAGCGGGGAGGAGCcgatgtggggtggggtggggtgggaatgtGGGGGTCAGTTGGGAGGGCAGGCTCAGGAGGACGATTAGAGGGCAACAGGGAGGAACCAATAAGCTTGGTAGGACCAgtattgggggtgggggtgggcagtaGGGAGGGACTGGTGTTGGGAGAGAAGGGTGACAGGGAGGTGCTACAAGGTTTTGAGCAAATGTGGAGGCCAATAGGAAAATCGAAAAGAGGCCCTGTGAGAAGAGGTCTCCAGAGGTCGGGGGCAGGCCTGGCTGTGCCCCTCCTTCCGACACTCAGCCGACTCCGCCCCTCAGTGGTCCAGGTGTTCTGCGTCATCCCTAAGTACATTCAACCCTTCTTGCGCCAGACCATCGGCACCC CCGTGATTCAGTTGCTCAACCGGGTgcgtcaggagtttgagttcaaCATGACAGCCACCCACCACTTCTCTGTGGATCTCAATGCCTCTCGGAGCCTGTCCCAGGTAGCCATGGACCTCCACGAGGCTGTCAGCATGAAGCTGCACCGTGTCCGAGAGGCCCTGGCTCTGATGGGCTTCACCACGCCTCTGCTGCTTGTGCTTCTCTACCTCCA AGCCCTATTTTACCGGTATTGTTACCTGAACTGGGACCATTATGACAATATCTACATCACCAGCCGATTCCTGCGCATGGAGGCTGTACGCTCCACGGCAGGGCTGCCCACAGTGCTACCGCTCAGTGCTCACGAGGCCAGGCGCTACATCCCACCGG TCTTCCTAGACTATGCTGTCTTCTGGGTGCTTGACCTGGCCCGGCACCAGCTGCAGGGGGAGATTGTGGCCCGCA GTCCTGTGTTGGTGTCTATAACCGTGGAAGGTACTGGCTACGCTGGGAATATTTATCGTGACCTGGTGTCAGCATTTGATGTCCTGCAGCAAGGCAACATCAGTATTTTGTCCCGGCGTTGTCTCCTTCGTCCCTCGGAGCCTGACAGCACTGGCTACATAGTCATTG GCGTCATGTATGGCCTATGCTTCTTCATCACCCTGTTTGGCAGCTATGTCAGCCGGCTGCGGCGAGTCATCTGTGCCTCCTACTACCCATCCCGGGAGCAG GAAAGGATCTCCTACCTGTACAACGTACTTCTGAGCCGCCGAACCAATCTGTTGGCTGCCCTGCACCGATCAGTGAGGCGGCGGGCGGCTGACCAGGGCCACAGAAGTGCCTTCCTAGTGCTGGCCAGTCG GTGCCCCTGCCTAGGTCCATTTGTCAGCCACTTTTGGCTGCATCAGGCCTACTGCCTGGGCTGTGGGCAGCCCCAGGATGAGGGAGACATGGAGAACACTGTGTCCTGCAGTACCCCCGGCTGCCAAG GTCTCTACTGCCTCACTTGCTTCCGCCTCCTGGACAATACCTGCTCCGTGTGTGCATCTCCCCTCTCCTACCAGGGGGACCTGGACCTGGAGCT GGACTCCAGCGATGAGGAGGGCCCTCAGCTATGGCTGGCTGCAGCTCAAAGGAAGGACCCTGAGCAGGCATGGTTACTGCAGCAACAGCTCCAAGAAGTGCTCGGCAGGAGCCTCTCAATGGAGTCCACTTCCGAGTCCAG TGACCTGGATGAGGAGAAGGGGCCTCAGCAGAGGAAGCACGGGCAGCAGTCCTTACCTGAAGCCCATCAGCCTGTCAGCATTCTCACCAGCCCTGAGCCCCACAGACCACCTGAGACATCCTCCGCCACTAAAGGAGCCCCCACTCCAGCTTCAGAACCCTCAGTCCCTCTCTCACCTCCCTCTCTTCCTGATccttcccacccaccccccaaaTAA